The genomic interval GTGGAGGGttaattgttggacataaaagactggaAAAACActgcaaatcagctccaagtgattttaatttaggcaatctgttccaaagtattttCATGCATAAGAGAGAGATATAAACACAGCAAAAAGAGAAACgtactctcactgtcaactgcgtttattttcagcaaacttaacatgtgtaaatatttgtatgaacataacaagattcaacaactgagacataaactgaacaagttccacagacatgtgacagaAATTAAATActatgtccctgaacaaagggggggtcaaaatcaaaagtaacagttagtatctggtgtggtcaccagctgcattaagtactgcagtgcatctgctCCTCGtgaaccagatttgccagttcttgctgtgagatgttacccaactcttccaccaaggcacctgcaagttcctggacatttctggggggaatggccctagccctcaccatccaatccaacaggtcccagacgtgctcaatgggattgagatccgggctcttcgctggccatggcagaacactgacattcctgtcttggagGAAATCATGCTCAGAACGAGcagcatggctggtggcattgtcctgctagagggtcatgtcaggatgagcctgcaggaagggtaccacatgagggaggaggatgtcttccctgtaacgcacagcgttgagattgcctgcaatgacaacaagctcagtccgatgatgctgtgacactacgccacagaccatgacggaccctccacctccaaaccgattccactccagagtacaggccttggtgtaacgctcattccttcaacaataaacgtgaatccgaccatcacccctggtgagacaaaactgcgactcgtcagtgaagagcactttttcccagtcctgtctggtccagcgacggtgggtttgtgcccatagacaacgttgttgccggtgatatctgatgaggacctgcattacaacaggcctacaagcccttagtccaacctctctcagcctattgtgaacagtctgagcactgatggagggatttggagggagttgttgttgccatcctgtacctgtaccgcaggtgtgatgttcggatgtaccgatcctgtgcaggtgttgttacacgtggtctgccactgcgaggacgatcagctgtccgtcctgtctccctgtagcgctgtcttaagcATCTCACAGTATGGGCATGGAAATGTGtcatgtttgggcttcttgtggtcaatttgcactctacaaattatttgtaattattttcCGGCCCGGTGTCCATCCATTCATGAAAAAAATCGTCCCGCAGctgatgatccctgatgtagaGCTTAAAATCATGttttaaaaaagtataattttgcTCTCATTGGATGTCAAGTATTTTAACTGATTAAAGCATTACAGAAAGAGATATATTCAGAGACAtcggttcaacaactgcagagtttgtgcccctgtttaaggtagttgttgtgaaattgttagattacttgttagatattactgcatgttcggaactagaagcaccagcatttcgctacactcgcactaacatctgctaaccatgtgtatgtgaccaaaaaaattggatttgattttttACTCACTATATgccgatatacactgagtatacaaaatattaagaacatcagctctttccatgacattgactaaccaggtggatccaggtgaaagctataatccattattgatgtcacttgttaaatccacttcaatcagtgtagatgaatgggaggtgacatgttaaagaaggatttttagccgtgagacaattgagacatggattgtgtatgtgtgccattcaaatcaaatcaaattgtatttgtcacatgcgccgaatagaacaggtgtagaccttaaagtgaaatgcttacttacaagccgttaaaccaacaatgcaatttaaaGAAAATAaccaaaaaataattaaaaagtaagagataagaataacaaataattaaagagcagcagtaaataaaaaTAGCGgggttatatacaggggatatcggtacagagtcaatgtgcggggacaccggtgTCGAGataattgagataatatgtacatgtaggtaaaattattaaagtgacttcagagggtgaatgggcaagacaaaagatttaagtgcttttgactgggatatggtagtaggtgccaggcgcaatgGTTTgtgtcaataaataaataaatcaaatgtatttataaagcccttttaacatcagcagatgtcacaaagtgctatacagtaacccagcctaaGGCCCCAAAAAGCAAGCAATGGAGATGCCAAAAACTGCagggctgctgggtttttcacactcaacagtttcctgtgtgtatcaagaatggtccaccactcaaagacatccagacaacttgacacaactgtgggaagcttggagtcaacatgggtcagcattcctgtggaatacTTTTGACAACTtgaagagtccatgccctgacaaattgaggctgttctgatggcaaaggttgggggggggggcaactcaatatcaggaaggtgcTTTGTACTGTACACTCAGTTTATgcagcccatgtatctgatgctgtctggttaaaatacatgccatactctttttggcccagacaacatcagatacatgcgctacacatacagagacaaagGGACAATGTTTAGCTCTCACTCAGATGCTTCATTTTtcttaactagccaagtcagtaaGTACAACTTCTTATTTTCAATTACAGGCCTaaaaacagtggattaactggggcagaacgacagatgtgtaccttgtcagctcagggattcgatcttgcgatcttgcaacctttcggttgttagtccaacactctaaccactaggctacctgcagccctttATCGGAGATTGATGCTTCTTTCTGTTTAAATATTGAAATATTTTATTTGGAGGGGCAAGCAAGTATGTTAAGAAAGCATCTTGATTAGCGGTGCATTGCATcataccattaaaaaaaaaagatatatatatactgtatattttcctATTGACGTACAATCGGTCAGAAGCACCGTACATCAAATTGGCCAGGCCCTGATAGGAATGGGATGGTACGTTACTTCTGAATGTAGTGACTGTGTAAATTCCAATTAGCTTTCATTAAAGACAAACAATATAGGCTACATAAGAGAGATCGATCATCATATGTCGCTTGTCAATTCAAAGCCATGTTTTCTAGTACCTTTCTAGTTTAATTATCATATTATGATGAAATGCTTGAGGTAAACAGCATATCTAGTTTAGTAATAGAAAACGATATGCCATTTTACCAGCAGTTTTTATATACCCCAAAAAACATAGAATCCCTGGTATAGCTGTTGCACATGCAGCATACTCTTGTCATAGCCTAGCCTATATATTTATCAATTACTGTATGAtaatatagggtgtaatcatttaGTGTATATTTTACTAAACGTTGAAGAGGAATTAGAGTACACTAAAACACCCGACTTTTCAGGGGTTACACGTGTTGGCATAATACTTTATAGTCACTTGTCTTGCTTTTAGTAATGACACAATTCTAACTGGCTGGACATTACAAAAGTATGTCTTATCCACTATCAAATCATCTGCATTCAAAACTTGGTAATGTCACAATCATCATTTTTTACATAACTCATAAATGTAATGGTTATCAATTGATAATAGACAATTCGTGTAAAACCTGTCttgtgtttttaattttttatttgaataaaaaaaatacaacgtTATCAAGTTTCTGCATTTTATTTGTAACACAATTGGTAGGGTGCAAAACACAATGTTGAAACATCACATGCATACAGGAGAATTAGTGGCAATATATCCATGCTATAACACAGACTCGGTTGTTAATTCACTGGAGACAGTATCTTGTGCCTTTGGGATATGCGCCTTTAGCCTAACGCATGAAGTCATCTCTCGTCTTCTGTTGTTCTGGATATTTGCGTGCGCAAGACCCACAAGCAAATCCGTTGCACTACCCACAGCTTTCAGGAGCCTTGTTCCGTGTCGATCTGCGCACCTTGCTCCGGGTCTTCGTTTCACAGACtgtgtcctggatgggtgggagggGAGGCACCGGCACTGGCCCTCATGTGCTTCTCGCGAAGCTCGAATGCCAGATCCATGACGAAATCTCTCCTTGGCACTGTCTTAGCGGTGCATTGCGTGAACAAAACATATGCGTTGATTGCAGCCAGGTCAAGAAGGTTGAAGAATACCGCAAGGGGCCAGCGGTGTGAACCTCCTTTCTCCAACCCTGTCACAACCTCCACCGTACGCTCTCTTGTCATCCTATTTACGTCAACCTATGGGATAGAATACAATTGATTAGCATTACATCCCCAAATGAAAAACAACAACCCATTTGGTAGTCTGCAAGTGCATGACACGTGTATGGCATGATGTTTAAAAAATATCGTACTGTGAAACCTACCCTGTTGCTATTATAGAACGTCACGGTCTCCGGTTCTCTCGTTCGGTCGCTCCCGATGGCGACAGTCGGGTGCATAGTGCTCAGAATACAGACGTTCTTTCTTGGGTTACTTCTGTAAACCGTAAGGGTTGCTTTGTCATGCTTTAGCACGGTAGTGGAGTATAGCTTTGTCTGTGCCTGATTACGCATCACGGGAGGCAGCTCTCGTCCGCAATGACTCACGGCCCCGACCAAGTTGGTATTGTTGGCAATCAACTTATTTGCTAATGGCAGGGATGTGCAGAACTTGTCCGTAGTGACATTTCTCCCCGCACCGAGGTAAGGTTCcacaagcttcaatgccacatTTTCAGGCTTCTGAGATTCATCTTCCCACGAATAAGGAACGACATGAGGAATGACATTTAGCACGTACTTGCTGTCTACGTCAGCGGTCAACGAAAACTTGATGACCTCCCCACTTGTAAGGAACCGTTGCTCCTCAACAGTGATGTTCAACCCTGGCTTGTAACATGCAACGCAGTTCCGTACAAACGCGTTCCAAACTTCTGAGACCACGGCGAATTTGTTAGAATTTGTCCGGGGGCGTCTGATCTCTCTTGTGTCAAAACGCAGGTACCGCATGATTTCTGTGAAGCGGTCCATTGGCATTGTGTCTCGAaagaaatctgattttaaacatgACCAGTAGCCATCCAAAGACGCTTGTCTATTGCCGTATAGCCCACGGACATACAGGACCGCAATGAATGCTTCCAATTCCTCCACAGACAAGTCCCATGTTGTGTTTTTTCCTTGCGCCCGGTGCGCCTCAGCCACAGTACAGTCCCTGATGCGCTGCAACATCTCCATGTCACACAAACAATGAAAGCTGGAGTAGGCACCGTCGATTCTGTCTTTTGCATATGGTGTAGGGCCTGATTCCACTCTGGTGTCGTTCTGTGTTAATAATCGACCCGTGGCGTTACCAACAGGCTGTTTCACCCAAACTGTGCCGTCCACCCCCTTGTTATCGCTCTCCATCTCAGTTGGTGACGGCTCCACAGTGGGCAACGTAGGGGCTTTTTTGCGCCCATGTTGACTGTAGCAACTGCGGGAGTTTTGCTGCTTGCGTTGTGGTGCCGCTGGCACCCTGGCAGGGATCCCATACGTCTCACAGTCAGAATCGGAATCTACTGAAAAAATGCCATATTTATCATCATAGATCTCTTGATACATCTCATCAAGAGATGTATCACCCTCTGACTTCAGAGGGTgacttcagagggtgaatgggcaagacaaaagatttaagtgcttttgactgggatatggtagtaggtgccaggcgcaatgGTTTgtgtcaataaataaataaatcaaatgtatttataaagcccttttaacatcagcagatgtcacaaagtgctatacagtaacccagcctaaggccccaaaaagcaagcaatgcagatgtcaaAAACTGCagggctgctgggtttttcacactcaacagtttcctgtgtgtatcaagaatggtccaccactcaaagacatccagacaacttgacacaactgtgggaagcttggagtcaacatgggtcagcatccctgtggaatactTTTGACAACTtgaagagtccatgccctgacaaattgaggctgttctgatggcaaaggttgggggggggggcaactcaatatcaggaaggtgcTTTGTACTGTACACTCAGTTTATgcagcccatgtatctgatgctgtctggttaaaatacatgccatactctttttggcccagacaacatcagatacatgcgctacacatacagagacaaagGGACAATGTTTAGCTCTCACTCAGATGCTTCATTTTtcttaactagccaagtcagtaaGTACAACTTCTTATTTTCAATTACAGGCCTaaaaacagtggattaactggggcagaacgacagatgtgtaccttgtcagctcagggattcgatcttgcgatcttgcaacctttcggttgttagtccaacactctaagcactaggctacctgcagccctttATCGGAGATTGATGCTTCTTTCTGTTTAAATATTGAAATATTTTATTTGGAGGGGCAAGCAAGTATGTTAAGAAAGCATCTTGATTAGCGGTGCATTGCATcataccattaaaaaaaaaagatatatatatactgtatattttcctATTGACGTACAATCGGTCAGAAGCACCGTACATCAAATTGGCCAGGCCCTGATAGGAATGGGATGGTACGTTACTTCTGAATGTAGTGACTGTGTAAATTCCAATTAGCTTTCATTAAAGACAAACAATATAGGCTACATAAGAGAGATCGATCATCATATGTCGCTTGTCAATTCAAAGCCATGTTTTCTAGTACCTTTCTAGTTTAATTATCATATTATGATGAAATGCTTGAGGTAAACAGCATATCTAGTTTAGTAATAGAAAACGATATGCCATTTTACCAGCAGTTTTTATATACCCCAAAAAACATAGAATCCCTGGTATAGCTGTTGCACATGCAGCATACTCTTGTCATAGCCTAGCCTATATATTTATCAATTACTGTATGAtaatatagggtgtaatcatttaGTGTATATTTTACTAAACGTTGAAGAGGAATTAGAGTACACTAAAACACCCGACTTTTCAGGGGTTACACGTGTTGGCATAATACTTTATAGTCACTTGTCTTGCTTTTAGTAATGACACAATTCTAACTGGCTGGACATTACAAAAGTATGTCTTATCCACTATCAAATCATCTGCATTCAAAACTTGGTAATGTCACAATCATCATTTTTTACATAACTCATAAATGTAATGGTTATCAATTGATAATAGACAATTCGTGTAAAACCTGTCTTGTGTTTTTAATTTTTTctttgaataaaaaaaatacaacgtTATCAAGTTTCTGCATTTTATTTGTAACACAATTGGTAGGGTGCAAAACACAATGTTGAAACATCACATGCATACAGGAGAATTAGTGGCAATATATCCATGCTATAACACAGACTCGGTTGTTAATTCACTGGAGACAGTATCTTGTGCCTTTGGGATATGCGCCTTTAGCCTAACGCATGAAGTCATCTCTCGTCTTCTGTTGTTCTGGATATTTGCGTGCGCAAGACCCACAAGCAAATCCGTTGCACTACCCACAGCTTTCAGGAGCCTTGTTCCGTGTCGATCTGCGCACCTTGCTCCGGGTCTTCGTTTCACAGACtgtgtcctggatgggtgggagggGAGGAGGCGGTGCCGGCACTGGCCCTCATGTGCTTCTCGCGAAGCTCGAATGCCAGATCCATGACGAAATCTCTCCTTGGCACTGTCTTAGCGGTGCATTGCGTGAACAAAACATATGCGTTGATTGCAGCCAGGTCAAGAAGGTTGAAGAATACCGCAAGGGGCCAGCGGTGTGAACCTCCTTTCTCCAACCCTGTCACAACCTCCACCGTACGCTCTCTTGTCATCCTATTTACGTCAACCTATGGGATAGAATACAATTGATTAGCATTACATCCCCAAATGAAAAACAACAACCCATTTGGTAGTCTGCAAGTGCATGACACGTGTATGGCATGATGTTTAAAAAATATCGTACTGTGAAACCTACCCTGTTGCTATTATAGAACGTCACGGTCTCCGGTTCTCTCGTTCGGTCGCTCCCGATGGCGACAGTCGGGTGCATAGTGCTCAGAATACAGACGTTCTTTCTTGGGTTACTTCTGTAAACCGTAAGGGTTGCTTTGTCATGCTTTAGCACGGTAGTGGAGTATAGCTTTGTCTGTGCCTGATTACGCATCACGGGAGGCAGCTCTCGTCCGCAATGACTCACGGCCCCGACCAAGTTGGTATTGTTGGCAATCAACTTATTTGCTAATGGCAGGGATGTGCAGAACTTGTCCGTAGTGACATTTCTCCCCGCACCGAGGTAAGGTTCcacaagcttcaatgccacatTTTCAGGCTTCTGAGATTCATCTTCCCACGAATAAGGAACGACATGAGGAATGACATTTAGCACGTACTTGCTGTCTACGTCAGCGGTCAACGAAAACTTGATGACCTCCCCACTTGTAAGGAACCGTTGCTCCTCAACAGTGATGTTCAACCCTGGCTTGTAACATGCAACGCAGTTCCGTACAAACGCGTTCCAAACTTCTGAGACCACGGCGAATTTGTTAGAATTTGTCCGGGGGCGTCTGATCTCTCTTGTGTCAAAACGCAGGTACCGCATGATTTCTGTGAAGCGGTCCATTGGCATTGTGTCTCGAaagaaatctgattttaaacatgACCAGTAGCCATCCAAAGACGCTTGTCTATTGCCGTATAGCCCACGGACATACAGGACCGCAATGAATGCTTCCAATTCCTCCACAGACAAGTCCCATGTTGTGTTTTTTCCTTGCGCCC from Salvelinus alpinus chromosome 2, SLU_Salpinus.1, whole genome shotgun sequence carries:
- the LOC139541187 gene encoding uncharacterized protein, which produces MYQEIYDDKYGIFSVDSDSDCETYGIPARVPAAPQRKQQNSRSCYSQHGRKKAPTLPTVEPSPTEMESDNKGVDGTVWVKQPVGNATGRLLTQNDTRVESGPTPYAKDRIDGAYSSFHCLCDMEMLQRIRDCTVAEAHRAQGKNTTWDLSVEELEAFIAVLYVRGLYGNRQASLDGYWSCLKSDFFRDTMPMDRFTEIMRYLRFDTREIRRPRTNSNKFAVVSEVWNAFVRNCVACYKPGLNITVEEQRFLTSGEVIKFSLTADVDSKYVLNVIPHVVPYSWEDESQKPENVALKLVEPYLGAGRNVTTDKFCTSLPLANKLIANNTNLVGAVSHCGRELPPVMRNQAQTKLYSTTVLKHDKATLTVYRSNPRKNVCILSTMHPTVAIGSDRTREPETVTFYNSNRVDVNRMTRERTVEVVTGLEKGGSHRWPLAVFFNLLDLAAINAYVLFTQCTAKTVPRRDFVMDLAFELREKHMRASAGTASSPPTHPGHSL
- the LOC139567164 gene encoding uncharacterized protein — encoded protein: MYQEIYDDKYGIFSVDSDSDCETYGIPARVPAAPQRKQQNSRSCYSQHGRKKAPTLPTVEPSPTEMESDNKGVDGTVWVKQPVGNATGRLLTQNDTRVESGPTPYAKDRIDGAYSSFHCLCDMEMLQRIRDCTVAEAHRAQGKNTTWDLSVEELEAFIAVLYVRGLYGNRQASLDGYWSCLKSDFFRDTMPMDRFTEIMRYLRFDTREIRRPRTNSNKFAVVSEVWNAFVRNCVACYKPGLNITVEEQRFLTSGEVIKFSLTADVDSKYVLNVIPHVVPYSWEDESQKPENVALKLVEPYLGAGRNVTTDKFCTSLPLANKLIANNTNLVGAVSHCGRELPPVMRNQAQTKLYSTTVLKHDKATLTVYRSNPRKNVCILSTMHPTVAIGSDRTREPETVTFYNSNRVDVNRMTRERTVEVVTGLEKGGSHRWPLAVFFNLLDLAAINAYVLFTQCTAKTVPRRDFVMDLAFELREKHMRASAGASPPTHPGHSL